The Vibrio quintilis DNA window GAACTGACTGACTGACCGGTTGCAAGAGGCTTCTGACTCCCTGCTTCTAACATCATTGCCTGCATTTCGTTTTGTAATCCATCTAATCTCATGTCTACCTCAATAGCCAATTCTTTGACTTAAACAATTCAATCTAAAGCTTAATCAGCAATTACTGTGCCAGTTTAAAAATGTAGAATTAACAAGGGATATCAATGCCTGCATCCCGCATTTTTGCTAATTTATAGCGCAAAGTCCGGGGACTGATACCCAGTCTTTCAGCCATTTCTTTACGACGTCCATTACAAGCGATTAATGTTTCCATAATGATGGAAAATTCCTGATCCCTGAGCTCACCACCCAGATCAGAAGAATTTGACAATTTTCTGACATGATCATTTTGAACTTCAGTTCTTACATCTATTCCGGGAACAGACAGCTCGTGATCTTCTTCAATGATCATTTGAAGTGCATTGACATCTTCCCAGTCAACACCTTCAAGCAAAATATGCTCTTCGCCAATTTCGCTGTTTTCACTTAAAATCAAAGCCCGCTGAACAACATTATCCAGTTCCCGGACATTACCGGGCCAGCTATACTGTAATAACTTCTCGATCGCTGTAAACGATACGCCGGGAACTGCCTGTCCTAACTTTTTACAATGGCGCTCAACTAAGTGTTTTGCCAATGGCTCAATATCTCCGGGGCGATCTTTCAAAGCCGGCCAGCTGAGAGGAAAAACATTCAGACGGTAATATAAATCTTCACGGAAGTTACCTTCCTGAACGTATTGTTTTAAATCACGGTTACTGGTTGCCAAAACCCTGACATCCAGCTGAATACTCTTTCGGCTACCCAATCTCTCTACTTCTCTTTCCTGCAGAACACGTAATAGTTTTGCCTGAAGATTGAGGTCCATTTCACTGATTTCATCAAGCAGTATAGTTCCCCCCTGAGCCTGCTCAAATTTTCCCGGACACGCCTGCACGGCACCAGTGAAAGCACCTTTTTCGTAGCCGAATAATGTCGCCTCCAGCATGTTATCGGGAATCGCAGCACAGTTGATCGCAACAAAAGGGCCATCCTTTCTCATCGATGCATTGTGGATATAGCGGGACATGACCTCTTTACCTGAACCGCTCGGTCCGAGAACCATCACATTCGCATCAGTTTTTGCAACTTTATCTGCCAAAGCTAATAGTTTTAAACTCTTTTCATCAGCAACAACGGCATCCCCATTATCTTCTGACTGAACCGGAGCATACCGGCTGACCATATTGAGCAGAACTTCCGGAGCAAAAGGCTTCGCCATATAATCAATCGCACCTTCCTTCATCGCTGCGACTGCATCTTCAATATTCGCGTAAGCCGTCATGAGCAGCACTGGCAGATTAGGCCAGTGCTGTTTGATATTTCTGAGTAAAGCCAACCCGCCCATGCCAGCCATCTGGACATCCGAGACAACAATGTCGATTGATTCTGTTTTCAATTTAAGCAATGCATCTTCAGCACAGTCTGATTCAACCCATCCATAGCCAGCTAAAGCCAGTGTGTCGACGAGTGCTTCTCTCAATCCTTCATCATCTTCAACAATTAATACTTTGCTCTGCGCCATTTATTTATTCTCCCGTCTCTGAATTTGAGTGAGAAATTGTTCTTTCAAGGGGGATACAAATCGTGAAACAAGCACCATCCCCTTCTTTAGAAATTAATTCGAGCCTGCCATCATGCGCCCGGCATACCATCTGTACGACTGCAAGGCCTAAACCTGTTCCCTGAGAGCGCGTTGTAAAAAATGGTTCCATAATCTTATGTTGCATTTCTTCCGGAATTCCCGGGCCATTATCCTGAACAGAAATCCTGAGTTCAGCTTTTACTGTGCGGCAAAATACATCAACCTGTGCACCTTTTCCGGCATTCTGAATTGCATTCATGACCAAATTACTCAACGCCGATGCAATTGCATTGGAGTTCCCCAGAACTGAAGTCTCAGGAGACTCGACTTCCTGCCCATAATCAATTTGATAACTCTGTATTGCAGCTTCAACCATCGGATAAAACTCATCCATCAGGGATGAGATTTGAAAAGAACTGACAACTTTGTTATCTCCACCTTTAGCAAATAACAGCATGTCATTGACCTGCTTATCCAAATCGTGGAGTCGATCCATAAGCTTAGTCTGGAATCTGTCACGGGTCGTGGCTGGTAAATTTGGGGAAGCCAGATTTGATGCATAAAGCATCGCGCTGGAAAGAGGAGTCCGTACCTGATGAGCCAGAGACGCAACCATTCGGCCTAAAGAAGAAAGTCGTTGCAAATCACTGACTCTGGCCTGAAGTAAGCGCGTTTCGGTTAAATCCGTAATTAAAATAAGCTGTCCGGTTGCTGATGCGGAGATAGCCAAACGAACCCGGCGCCCATTTCTTAATGATACTTCATGACCATCATCTTCTCTTGGAGCAAAAGCTGCCTGAATAATCGAGATCCATTTTTCTCCAACAAGAGACGTTTCCAGTAAGCGTTGTGCTTCAGGATTAGCTTCCCTGACAATGCCTTGTGTATCAAGCAGAATCACACCTGCTGGCATGACATCAATCACCTGCTTATATCGCTCGACCTGATCTTCAATAGAGTCAAGATGAGAAAGTTGCGCCTGAACCGGAGAACCCTGCATATTAATTTTTACTGTTATACAAATAGAATAATGGTCTGAAAGCAAAAAGCATTCCAGACCATTATTCTATTTTAAATCATATACTTACATATTCAGCATTCAATGTATGACAATATATTGACTCAACACTGATATTTGTTTAGCGGTTCATATTGTACTTTTTCATCTTCTCAACCAGCGTCGTTCTGCGCATACTCAGCATATCTGCCGCCCGGGCAACAACACCGTCCTGAGCGTCTAATGCCTGATGAATTAAATTAACTTCCAGGTCAGCTAAAACTTCTTTCATATTAATGCCTTCAGGCGGTAGAGCGTCAGGCATGTTGATATTCCCGCCAATATTCTGTTCGACATCACTCAGGCTAAAATCTTCGGCAAAGATACTTGCGAAGACATCTCTTTCCTGCTCCTCAATGGTCTCCTGATGCGTAATATTCTGGTTTGCTTTAAATTCAGGAACATCACCATAACGGTATTTAGCTGGTAAGTGATTTACATCAACCAAACTGTCAGGATATAAAATCGTCATTCTTTCAACCAGGTTTGCAAGTTCACGGACATTCCCGGGCCAGTCATGCTCCATCAAAGACTGGATAGCACGAGGAGTAAAGCGAACTGTGGCGGCACAATCTGTTTCAGCGCGACTCAATAATTCCTGTAACAATAGCGGCACATCTTCTTTTCGGTGCTTTAGTGCCGGCATTTCGATCGGGAAGACATTTAAACGGTAATACAGATCCTCCCGAAAAGATTCCTGAGCAATCATGGATTCCAGATTCCGGTGAGTCGCAGCAACTACTCTGACATTCACTTTTATCGTCGTGTTTCCACCCACCCTTTCAAAACAACGTTCCTGAAGAACACGAAGCAGCTTGACCTGCATCGCCATCGGCATATCACCGATCTCATCCAGAAATAAAGTACCTCCTTCTGCAAGTTCAAAACGCCCTTTACGGGAGGTTAATGCACCGGTGAAAGCACCTTTTTCATGCCCAAACAGTTCACTTTCTAACAAGTCTCCTGGTATGGCACCACAGTTAATCGGGACAAACGGCCCTCTGTTCCTGGATGAATGAGAATGGATATTTCTGGCGACAACCTCTTTACCGGTACCAGACTCACCAAGTATCAATACATTGGCATCAGTCCGGGCAACCTGCTCAATTAAATGCCGAACTTCTCTAATCCCAAAACTTTTTCCGACCAGGCTCTGGAACAGCTTGCTCTTCGCGTCTGAGTTATGTTTCCTTCGCCCGCCAAAGTCTTTACAGTGTCTTAAAGCTTCTGATAGTTGTGGATAATTTAACGGAAGCTCCAAATCTCCCAAATAGCCGGAAAAACTATCCAGCGTATAAGGCTGTTTGTCTAACTTCAGTAAAGGGATATGATTTGCTTCCTGCAAATGGTGCTCAATCGTAGGAGAAAGCTGCTTATTTTTGAATGAGCCCAGTATACAACCAGCCCATAAAACGGACCAATCAATCCGCTCAGTTTGGGATGATGAAACGATTTCACAGGACTCGCCAACAAATTCCATAATCGTGCTGATATGTTGACGAATTGCAGGATCATCCTCAATCACGAGCAGTTTCGCTAAACCTTGCATAGGTAAGTCTATTTGCCTTTATTCAAACAATTGCTGTTAATGTTTTGTTCTATTTAATCGGGTTACTGAATTAACAATAGACAAAATTTTGACTACAGCAACAAAAAAGCCACTTATTTTGTAGCATTAGTGGCTTCTATTTTATTGAATTATAAAAATATGGCAATACAGAGTTGAAACTCAGTATGTGATGAGTGACATCTGCCAAAAAACTCACATACCAATATCAGCTGCTGTTAAATGATGATATTCTGAGGGAATTTGATCCCAAGCCGACTTAATTTCACGA harbors:
- a CDS encoding sigma-54-dependent transcriptional regulator; protein product: MAQSKVLIVEDDEGLREALVDTLALAGYGWVESDCAEDALLKLKTESIDIVVSDVQMAGMGGLALLRNIKQHWPNLPVLLMTAYANIEDAVAAMKEGAIDYMAKPFAPEVLLNMVSRYAPVQSEDNGDAVVADEKSLKLLALADKVAKTDANVMVLGPSGSGKEVMSRYIHNASMRKDGPFVAINCAAIPDNMLEATLFGYEKGAFTGAVQACPGKFEQAQGGTILLDEISEMDLNLQAKLLRVLQEREVERLGSRKSIQLDVRVLATSNRDLKQYVQEGNFREDLYYRLNVFPLSWPALKDRPGDIEPLAKHLVERHCKKLGQAVPGVSFTAIEKLLQYSWPGNVRELDNVVQRALILSENSEIGEEHILLEGVDWEDVNALQMIIEEDHELSVPGIDVRTEVQNDHVRKLSNSSDLGGELRDQEFSIIMETLIACNGRRKEMAERLGISPRTLRYKLAKMRDAGIDIPC
- a CDS encoding sensor histidine kinase, which gives rise to MQGSPVQAQLSHLDSIEDQVERYKQVIDVMPAGVILLDTQGIVREANPEAQRLLETSLVGEKWISIIQAAFAPREDDGHEVSLRNGRRVRLAISASATGQLILITDLTETRLLQARVSDLQRLSSLGRMVASLAHQVRTPLSSAMLYASNLASPNLPATTRDRFQTKLMDRLHDLDKQVNDMLLFAKGGDNKVVSSFQISSLMDEFYPMVEAAIQSYQIDYGQEVESPETSVLGNSNAIASALSNLVMNAIQNAGKGAQVDVFCRTVKAELRISVQDNGPGIPEEMQHKIMEPFFTTRSQGTGLGLAVVQMVCRAHDGRLELISKEGDGACFTICIPLERTISHSNSETGE
- a CDS encoding sigma-54 dependent transcriptional regulator, with the translated sequence MQGLAKLLVIEDDPAIRQHISTIMEFVGESCEIVSSSQTERIDWSVLWAGCILGSFKNKQLSPTIEHHLQEANHIPLLKLDKQPYTLDSFSGYLGDLELPLNYPQLSEALRHCKDFGGRRKHNSDAKSKLFQSLVGKSFGIREVRHLIEQVARTDANVLILGESGTGKEVVARNIHSHSSRNRGPFVPINCGAIPGDLLESELFGHEKGAFTGALTSRKGRFELAEGGTLFLDEIGDMPMAMQVKLLRVLQERCFERVGGNTTIKVNVRVVAATHRNLESMIAQESFREDLYYRLNVFPIEMPALKHRKEDVPLLLQELLSRAETDCAATVRFTPRAIQSLMEHDWPGNVRELANLVERMTILYPDSLVDVNHLPAKYRYGDVPEFKANQNITHQETIEEQERDVFASIFAEDFSLSDVEQNIGGNINMPDALPPEGINMKEVLADLEVNLIHQALDAQDGVVARAADMLSMRRTTLVEKMKKYNMNR